The Pan paniscus chromosome 2, NHGRI_mPanPan1-v2.0_pri, whole genome shotgun sequence genome contains the following window.
CAGAGGCCgccatgtgggaggctgaggctgggcctCCTCAAATCGGCCTCTCCAGAGCCACTTCCAGCCTCCCGGcgtcctctccgggcccagctcttcctcccggctgTGTCTCCAGGCCTGACTCTGGCCTCCCAACAACGTCTTTGgactcagctcctgcccagctcccagcggCCCTGGTAGGCCCACCACTTCCcgaagccaagctccccaggcccagctcaggcctcacggtggcctctccaggctcagctcctgccctccgatggcaaggtcggtgggctcctctaggcccagcttgggcctcccggcggcctctgcaggcccaaatCGTCCTGAagtcggcctctccaggcccagctccggcctcccggcggcctctgcaggcccaagtcgtCGTCAAGTCGGCCTGGAATTGGGCCTGGAAGAGCAGCAAGTCGGCCTTCCCGGGCCCAGCTCCGTCCTCTcggcggcctctccaggtgcaaaacttcctcgagtcagcctctccaggcccagctcctcctgcctcccagtggcctctttcagcCCAGACCAGCTCATGGCTCTTggcggccttcccaggccccgcttttgacttttggtggcctcttcaggcccagaacTTGACCTCCAGTGGGCCTTTGCAGGCCCGGCCTCCTGCCTCTCGAAGGCCTGCATGGGCCTGGACTCACAGCGGac
Protein-coding sequences here:
- the LOC129397509 gene encoding putative uncharacterized protein FLJ44672 — its product is MQPRETAVPAEAAMWEAEAGPPQIGLSRATSSLPASSPGPALPPGCVSRPDSGLPTTSLDSAPAQLPAALVGPPLPEAKLPRPSSGLTVASPGSAPALRWQGRWAPLGPAWASRRPLQAQIVLKSASPGPAPASRRPLQAQVVVKSAWNWAWKSSKSAFPGPAPSSRRPLQVQNFLESASPGPAPPASQWPLSAQTSSWLLAAFPGPAFDFWWPLQAQNLTSSGPLQARPPASRRPAWAWTHSGLSMPS